From the genome of Clavibacter nebraskensis NCPPB 2581:
CGGGCCCTCCGTCGTCCGGCCGAGCACCGGGATCCCGGGCCGCCGCCCGTTAGGCTGGACGGCAATCGGACAGTGAGAGACGTGACGTGACACCTGCAGGCAGCCCCCGCGAATCCGCGGGCACCAACCTCGACCCCTGGTTCCCCCACTACGCGGAGAGGACCTCCGGCCTCAGCGCCTCCGAGGTCCGCGCCCTCTTCGCCGTGGCCAGCCGACCCGAGGTCGTCTCGCTCGCCGGCGGCATGCCGTTCGTCTCCGCCCTCCCGCAGGAGCTCATCGTCACGGCCATGGAGAAGGTCATGCGCGAGCGCGGCCCCGTGGCGCTCCAGTACGGCGGCGGCCAGGGCACCCCGGAGCTGCGCGAGGACATCCTCGAGATCATGGCCCTCGAGGGGATCCGCGGCAGCGTCGACGACATCGTCACCACCACGGGCTCGCAGCAGGCGCTCGACCTCGTCACGAAGCTCTTCATCGACCCGGGTGACGTGATCCTCGCCGAGGCGCCCAGCTACGTCGGGGCCATCGGCGTGTTCCGCAGCTACCAGGCGGTCGTCGAGCACGTCGTGATGGACGACGACGGCCTCGTCCCCGAGGCGTTGCGCGAGGCCATCGCGCGGATCCGCGGCGAGGGACGCACCATCAAGTTCCTCTACACGGTCCCCAACTTCCACAACCCGGCCGGGGTCACCATGTCCGCCGCGCGCCGCCCGGAGATCCTCGAGATCTGCCGCTCGAACGACATCCTCGTGCTCGAGGACAACCCCTACGGCCTCCTTTGGTTCGACCGCCCGGCACCGGACGCCCTGCGCAGCCTCGACGACGAGGGCGTCATCTACCTCGGCTCCTTCTCCAAGACGCTCGCCCCCGGCTTCCGTGTCGGCTGGGCCCTGGCGCCCCACGCCATCCGCGAGAAGCTGATCCTCGCGCAGGAGTCCGCCGTTCTCTCCCCCAGCTCCTTCAGCCAGCTCATCATCTCGGAGTACCTGCACGCATCCGATTGGAAGGGTCAGATCGACACCTTCCGCGGCGTGTACCGCGAGCGGCGCGACGCCACGCTCTCCGCGCTCCAAGAGCACCTGCCCAGCCTGTCCTGGACCGTCCCCAACGGCGGCTTCTACGTCTGGCTCAAGCTCCCGGAGCAGCTCGATTCCAAGCAGATGCTCCCCCGCGCCGTCACCGCGCTCGTCGCCTACACGCCCGGCACGGCCTTCTACGCCGACGGCCGCGGTCGCGACGCCATCCGCCTGTCGTTCTGTTACCCGACGCCGGAGCGCATCCGCGAGGGCGTCCGGCGGATGGCGGGCGTGATCGACGACGAGATGGACCTGCTCACGACCTTCTCCGGCACGGGCACGCTCGCGTCGCGTCCCACGACATCCGTCGTCACCCCGCCGCCGGACCTCGACTGACCCTCCGCGTCCACGAACACCGACCGAAACCGGACAGAGCATCATGACCGCACACGAGCCCCTCTCCGTCCTCGTCCTGGCAGGCGGCATCTCCCACGAGCGGGATGTGTCCCTCCGCAGCGGTCGCCGCGTCGCGGACGCCCTGCGTGCCGCGGGCGTACAGGTCTCCCTCCGCGATCCCGACGCCACCCTCCTCGACTTCCTCCGCGACACCCCTCCGGCCGTCGTCTGGCCGGTCCTCCACGGGGCGAGCGGCGAGGACGGCGCGCTCCTCGGACTCCTCGAGCTCGCCGGCGTCCCCTACGTCGGCTCCTCCGCACGGTCCGCCCGGCTCGCGTGGGACAAGCCGACCGCGAAGGCGATCGCGGAGTCCGCCGACATCCGCACACCGCGATCCGTGACCCTCCCCAAGGACACGTTCCGCGAGCTCGGTGCGGCCGCCGTCCTGCGCCTCGTCGCCGAGTCCGTGCCCGCCCCCTACGCCGTCAAGCCGGCGCGTGGCGGCTCGGCGCAGGGCGTCACCATCGTGAGCGACGCCGACGCGCTGCCGCGGGCCATGGTGGACGCCTACACCTACGGCGACGTCGCCCTGATCGAGCAGCTCGTGGTGGGCACCGAGGTCGCGATCGGCGTCCTCGACACGGGTGACGGGCCCGAGGCCCTGCCGGCGACGGAGATCGTGCCCACGTCGGGCGTGTACGGCTACGAGGCTCGGTACAACGCGGGCCTGACGCGCTTCTTCACCCCCGCGCGCATCTCCCCCGACGCGTCCTCCGCCGCGTCCGCGACGGCCGTCGACATCCACCGTGCGCTCGGGATCGGGCAGATGTCGCGGGTGGACATCATCATCGACGCGGCTGGCGATCCCTGGTTCATCGAGGTGAACGTGATCCCCGGCCTGACCGAGACGTCGTTGCTCCCGCAGGGCCTCGCGGCCGCGGGCGTCGAGGTGGGCGACCTCTACCGCCGGCTGGCCGAGGCTGCTCGGGAACCGTCCGTCGACCGCTGACGGATCAGCGCCGGATCACCACCTGATCGACTGGGGACGCGAACCGCGCGGTCGCAGCCCGACGGCGTCAACTCGCGTCGGCGTCCGGCACACCCATCTCCTGGGCGATGCGCGTCAGATCCCCCATCGTCGCGAAGTCGATGACGATCTGACCCTTCTGCGCCGACATCGTCACCCGAACCCGCGTGTTGAGGTGGTCGCCGATGCGCTGGGCCGTCTCGTCCAGGTGGGCGTTGCGGGCCGACGTCGCGCTCTTGCGCGGCGTTGTGGTCCTCTGCCCTCGCTGCGCGGCAGCCTCCGCCGCTCTCACGGACAGGTCCTCGTTGACAATCTTGTCCGCGAGGTGCCGCATGGCCTCCTCGTCGCCGGATGACAGGATGGCGCGCGCATGACCTGCCGACAGGACTCCGGCGGCGACACGATGCTGCACGTCCTCAGGCAGGCGCAGCAGGCGGATCGTGTTGGTGATCTGCGGCCGCGACCGCCCCAGCCGCTGCGCGAGCTCGTCCTGCGTGATCGCGAAGTCGGCGAGCAGCTGCTGGTAGGCGCTCGCCTCCTCGAGCGGGTTCAGCTCGGAGCGGTGCAGGTTCTCGAGCAGCGCGTCCCGGAGCATGGACTCATCCGCGGTGTCCTTGATGACAGCGGGGATGGTGTCCAGCCCGAGCTCCTTGGTGGCGCGCAGGCGGCGCTCCCCCATGACGAGCTCGTATCGCGCACGACCATCGACGTCGGCGCCCAGCGGACGCACGACGATCGGCTGCAGGACCCCGTACTCCCGGATCGACACGACGAGCTCCTGTAGTTCGTCCGGCCGGAAGTCCGTTCGCGGCTGCTGCGCGTTGGGGGTGATGTCCGCGGGGTCGAGGTTGGCGAGGCGCGCTCCGGGGACAGCGACGAGCTCCGGCTCGCCCGCGCCCTTCCGGGTCTCCGGCGGATCCCCGTGCACGCCGCTGGGCGCGCCTGCACCGACGCTGTCGGGGAAGAAGACGTCCACGGGGCGGCTGCGCTCGTCAGACGTGGGGATGAGCGCGCCGATGCCGCGACCCAGGCCGGTTCTCTTGGTTGCCATTACTTCGGGGCTCCTCGGTGTGCGATCTCGGCTGCTGCCTCCAGGTAGGAGAGCGCGCCGGGTGAGTTGGGGTCGAAGCTGATGACGCTCTGCCCGTAGCTGGGCGCCTCGCTGATGCGGACGGACCGCGGGATGAGCGTCGTGAGCGTCTGCTGGGGGAAGTGCTCGCGTACCTCCGCCGCGACCTGCTGGGCCAGGTTCGTTCGTCCGTCGTACATGGTCAGCAGGATGGTGGACATCTGTAGATCCGGGTTCAGGTGCTGCGAGATCAGCTCGATGTTGGAGAGCAGCTGACTGAGACCTTCGAGGGCGTAGTACTCGCACTGAATCGGGATCAGCACCTCTCTGGCCGCGCTGAACGCATTGATCGTGAGCAGCCCCAGCGATGGCGGGCAGTCGATCAGCACGTAGTCGAATTCACGGCCGTATTCCGACGCGAGGAATGCATCCAGCGCCTTCCGTAGACGGCGTTCTCGCTTCGGGAGGCTGACGAGCTCGATCTCCGCACCTGCGAGGTGGATGGTGGCGGGAACGCAGAAGAGCGTGTCGAACTCGGGACTTCGCTGCACAGCGTCCTCGACGGGGACCTCGTTGACGAGCACGTCGTAGACGCTCGTCAGCTCGCTGGACCGGTCTGCACCCAATGCCGTCGAGGCGTTGCCCTGCGGATCCAGGTCCACGACGAGAGTGCGCGAACCTGACTTCGCGAGTGCTGCAGCGAGATTGACGGTCGTCGTGGTCTTTCCGACACCGCCCTTCTGGTTCGCGATCGTGAAGACGCGGGTTCGATGAGGGCGCGGGAGGATCAAGCCGGCCAGCGCCTTCCGCCGGCGACTGGTCTCCGAGAGCTCTCGAGCGATGGGACTGAAGTCGTCATCCATTCGTATCACTCCATCCACGACATCCTGTGGGCGCGGTCCGAGACTGCAGGCCATGTTTCACGTGGAACATCCTGTCTCCGATTGGATCGCTCCCCGCAGCTAAAGCACTCACCATCAGCAATTTTCCTTGGAAGGAACGCATTGAGACATCACGCGACCCGTGCCCGGATCACACGCGTCACCTCGTCTACCTGGCCGGAACCGAGTGTGATGACGTCGATGTCCTCGAGGTGGTATTTGCGAATGGCCTTGCTTGCGGCTTCGACCTCGCGCTCCGCATTCGCCCCCTTCATCAGCACCAACTCGCCTCCCGTCTTCACGAGGGGCACCGTCAGTGGAATCAACTTGGAGAAGGCACTGACCGCTCGAGCCGTCACCTGATCCAAGCTGTACTCGGTCGCCACGTCCTCGGCGCGGGCCCGACGAACCTGCACGTTCTGCAACTCGAGATGGGCTACCTGCTCCTCGAGCCACGCCACTCGACGCTCCATCGGTTCGATCAGCACGAAGTCCACGTCGGGACGGGCTATGGCGATAACCAGCCCCGGGAGTCCAGCGCCCGTGCCGATGTCGCCGACCAAGCCCGGTGCCAGGAGCGGGGCGACCAGCACCGAATTGATGATGTGACGAGTCCACAGCCGTGGAGGCTCGAGCGGACCGATGAGCCCCAGC
Proteins encoded in this window:
- a CDS encoding aminotransferase-like domain-containing protein, translated to MTPAGSPRESAGTNLDPWFPHYAERTSGLSASEVRALFAVASRPEVVSLAGGMPFVSALPQELIVTAMEKVMRERGPVALQYGGGQGTPELREDILEIMALEGIRGSVDDIVTTTGSQQALDLVTKLFIDPGDVILAEAPSYVGAIGVFRSYQAVVEHVVMDDDGLVPEALREAIARIRGEGRTIKFLYTVPNFHNPAGVTMSAARRPEILEICRSNDILVLEDNPYGLLWFDRPAPDALRSLDDEGVIYLGSFSKTLAPGFRVGWALAPHAIREKLILAQESAVLSPSSFSQLIISEYLHASDWKGQIDTFRGVYRERRDATLSALQEHLPSLSWTVPNGGFYVWLKLPEQLDSKQMLPRAVTALVAYTPGTAFYADGRGRDAIRLSFCYPTPERIREGVRRMAGVIDDEMDLLTTFSGTGTLASRPTTSVVTPPPDLD
- a CDS encoding D-alanine--D-alanine ligase family protein, with the translated sequence MTAHEPLSVLVLAGGISHERDVSLRSGRRVADALRAAGVQVSLRDPDATLLDFLRDTPPAVVWPVLHGASGEDGALLGLLELAGVPYVGSSARSARLAWDKPTAKAIAESADIRTPRSVTLPKDTFRELGAAAVLRLVAESVPAPYAVKPARGGSAQGVTIVSDADALPRAMVDAYTYGDVALIEQLVVGTEVAIGVLDTGDGPEALPATEIVPTSGVYGYEARYNAGLTRFFTPARISPDASSAASATAVDIHRALGIGQMSRVDIIIDAAGDPWFIEVNVIPGLTETSLLPQGLAAAGVEVGDLYRRLAEAAREPSVDR
- a CDS encoding ParB/RepB/Spo0J family partition protein: MATKRTGLGRGIGALIPTSDERSRPVDVFFPDSVGAGAPSGVHGDPPETRKGAGEPELVAVPGARLANLDPADITPNAQQPRTDFRPDELQELVVSIREYGVLQPIVVRPLGADVDGRARYELVMGERRLRATKELGLDTIPAVIKDTADESMLRDALLENLHRSELNPLEEASAYQQLLADFAITQDELAQRLGRSRPQITNTIRLLRLPEDVQHRVAAGVLSAGHARAILSSGDEEAMRHLADKIVNEDLSVRAAEAAAQRGQRTTTPRKSATSARNAHLDETAQRIGDHLNTRVRVTMSAQKGQIVIDFATMGDLTRIAQEMGVPDADAS
- a CDS encoding ParA family protein gives rise to the protein MDDDFSPIARELSETSRRRKALAGLILPRPHRTRVFTIANQKGGVGKTTTTVNLAAALAKSGSRTLVVDLDPQGNASTALGADRSSELTSVYDVLVNEVPVEDAVQRSPEFDTLFCVPATIHLAGAEIELVSLPKRERRLRKALDAFLASEYGREFDYVLIDCPPSLGLLTINAFSAAREVLIPIQCEYYALEGLSQLLSNIELISQHLNPDLQMSTILLTMYDGRTNLAQQVAAEVREHFPQQTLTTLIPRSVRISEAPSYGQSVISFDPNSPGALSYLEAAAEIAHRGAPK
- the rsmG gene encoding 16S rRNA (guanine(527)-N(7))-methyltransferase RsmG, which translates into the protein MPEHTTVEPEPQVAESLFGDRMPVAREFASQLGSRGEELGLIGPLEPPRLWTRHIINSVLVAPLLAPGLVGDIGTGAGLPGLVIAIARPDVDFVLIEPMERRVAWLEEQVAHLELQNVQVRRARAEDVATEYSLDQVTARAVSAFSKLIPLTVPLVKTGGELVLMKGANAEREVEAASKAIRKYHLEDIDVITLGSGQVDEVTRVIRARVA